The region GCTCATTGCCAAGGCAAATTCCCTGCGGAACATTTCCTGATTACCGGCAAATTCCTGGGTTATTTCCTTGGTGTCACGTCCATAGCGTAGCTGCTGATCAACTCCAAGAACTGATTCACCACTTAGTACTCGGGAGTAGTAGGTATTGTTGAACTGGAAATTGGGACCGGAGTCTGGGTCTAGGTATATGAGTGGATCACTTTGGCCATTCTTGAGCTGGCGTGGACACTGCTCTCTCATTGTTATCAGGAAGGATTTCTTCATGCTGGGGTCTGGCTTTCCTGTATTATTGAAGTTGTACAGGCGGTCCCAGATGTATCTGCAGTGTGCTCTTCCTAGTGAATGTGCTCCTGCAGTGCAAAAtaggtttttctttctttgagcCTACGGCAATATAAGAGGTTGATTCTGTTctctttttgcttgttttttatTTGGCTTGAACAAACTTCTATGGAAACACTGGAGACTTTAGTTTGTTCAGAAAACCATGAAACAGAACTGGACCAAGTGAGACAGATTCTCTTTCTCAGGGATGAATTTATGTTTCATCTCGAGGGCCAACATTGGTAGCAGAAAGGCCACGGGTCCGAGGTATGGAAACCACCTTTTTGCAAAAAGAGCAAGGGGGCGCTTTCTTGATTCTCACAAAACGAGTAGTCTTGTGCACCGGACAACAACTTCTCTTGAATAAAATGTTAAGTAGTCTCGGCTCTCTCTCAAGGATGAATTATGTTTCATCTTGAGGGCCAACGTTGGTCGCAGAAAAGGTCATGGGTCTCATGGAAACCActtatttgcaaaaaaaaaaaaaaaaaaaaaaaacgaggaCTCTTTTCTTCATTCTCACAAAAAGAGTAGTTTTGTGCACTGGGGACGACGACTTCTCTTGAATAGAACGTTAAGAGTAGTCTTGGCTCTCTCACTCAAGGATGAATTTATGTTTCATCTTGAGGGCCAATATTTGTAGCAGAAAAGATCACTGGTCTAAGTTATGGAAACCAACTTTTTGCAAAAAAGCAAGGGGATTCTTTCTTGATTCTCGCAAAATGAGTAGTCTTGTGCACTTGGGACTACGACTTCTcttaaataaaatgttaagagGACTAAGGTTTGCATCTTACCTAAGAGAGTAGTCATGTCGAGTACATTCAAACCTTTGGATTGGAAGAATGCCAAAGCTGAATCCCACGAAATGGACGGTGATGGGAGGTTCACCCATCCAGCCTTTGAATCCAACCCATCTCTTCTGCCCAAATACACGGGATAGGATGGTGCTCCAGCCTGAGGTCTCACCAAGAACCACTCATTACACCTGTCTAaaaccctatttatagaaggcaTCACTGAGGTAGAGAACATGAGAGACTCACCAAATGGACAGCATCTCTTGCTGCGAGATGGAGAATGTCCGCACAAGAGACCACGCCGGGACAACGATCTTCGAGGACGATCTTGATCTTGTCGATGACCTCAAATCCCTTGAGCCCTGCATTTTGAGGCGCAGTTCTCTCTGTACCTGGACCCGCCAAGAGAACCGATGCGTCGCAACCCTATATATATCATGTTCAATCCAATATGGAACGGGTTAATGCTGCTTCGGCTACATGTATTCTAGCTCGACAAATGTCAAAAGGGAAGAGTCGGAATGTTGCTTACGTTGACCATGCAGTCGGCGTAGACCAACTTGAGAAGCTGGGCAGGGAGGCTCTTATCCTTCTGCCAGAAGGACTGCACCTGATGATGAACAAACGCCTCCGCGTTGGCGCAGGTGTTGAGCTTCTTGTAGTACTGTCGGATCAGCGGCTTATTCCCTGGCGGCAGCTCCGCCGCATTGGCAACCGGCGGCCACCAAGATGCCAGAGCAAGAGCcagaagagggagaagaagcaAGTAGCCTCCCTTGCCCATGCCCATGCCCATGATCTTCAAATTGTGCGCAAAGGGTCTTCGTCTACTGCACTGGGCGGGGGACTTTATTATGGAAATAGAGGAGGATGAGAGAAGTACTTATATAGGGTCAGAGGGTGATCGGTGTCCACGTGGCCTGACGGCAATGCTGAGCTGGAAAACCTTAAGTTTACAGTAATTAATATCAGTTAATAACTGGAGTTCCCGAATGGAAGGGGGCGCCACGTGCATGGTGACCGTAAACGTGGTCTTGACGCCACGTCTAACGGAAGCGTGTCAAAGGCAAAGCCTGTGGCTGGgtttctcaaattaatttttagtgttttttttttatacattttaataGGATTTTGCTCATTAAAGGAATGTCAACTCgtcttattaaattaaaaattaatttttaacatgTATGGTTAATGTTTAAAGATAGTATAGTCTTCATGTTtgatattgtgtatatatatatatatataaatttataataattttatctaaattcatATTATTAGTCTTACATAAAATGAACGATCACCCTAATATTAGGCTTAGCTTGGGACCCAAATATTGTAACTGACTAGTACTTGGGGAACTCGTTTTCtatataaatagcattattattttagaaaataagaaattaaaaaaaacgtCATTTTGGTGCAAGTTTGTGAGATTATTGTTGAGTTATTCACAACTATGTGGTTTGGAGTCAATTTTTGTGTGAATGCTATTGCTATGCAAACATTAATAAGGGCATGTTTGTTCCCTTCCCTTCTTTCCCCCTCACGAACTTGAAGTTCACTCCTTGAATAATTCTTACAAAGACTTCAAACTTTGGTTCTTCAATATTacgacatatatatatatatatatgcatgtcaAATAATTGATTCCAAATTAATAGTAAATGCTTTTGCAAGTCTTAAGACCATGCAATTTGCTTGGTGACACCAAATTCATTGGTGGTACATCGAAGAATCCATATCTCATATTAAACAATTGATAAGAGTGTAATGAagatcaggaaaaaaaaaagggataatttcaatatttgaaaatttttatgagttttatgaaaatactagagattattcataaaaatttcaattttagtaaattttataatattaagataaatattatttataaaaatcttaattttagtaGATTTCAGAATATTAAggtaaatattatctaaaatagttttaattctagttaatttgagaaaatgttACGCTTTCTTATAAATAGATAAGCTCTtgcttcaaaaatatatatttttaatattaattttaatacgatttcaagtattttttaacttaaacaTTGGAATGTTTGTGTAGAGATTTTCTTACGTtctctaattattattttttttttcaaagtgtAAATAATTTGACAATTACATTTctaatcaataaatttattactaTATTTGAGCGATAAAATTACTAACTAAATAACTACTATTATGTATATAAAACTGGTCTATTATGATCCTATAGATTATAGAACCTTCAAATGTAATCAAGAAATTAGATTACCAGCTAAGTGACAACAAATAGAAGAATCGAGGAATGTGTTGGGtttgcaaattaatttaatattattgcCAACACACTTGcatatagaaaagagaaaaattaacaAAGAATCTAGAGATGTGTTCTCATTCTCAAATTTCCATGCCTTTGTTGATCCAAGGCACCCATTTCTTCACAATTAATATTTAGCATGTGCATGCAAAGATGTGATCTAcccacaaataaatttaatatatacaaaatttttaataattttatttagaattaatgATTGTTCTACCCAAATTtataaagagtttaattattaattttgagttgAACTATTGCTAATTTAG is a window of Diospyros lotus cultivar Yz01 chromosome 10, ASM1463336v1, whole genome shotgun sequence DNA encoding:
- the LOC127811582 gene encoding probable peroxidase 26: MGMGMGKGGYLLLLPLLALALASWWPPVANAAELPPGNKPLIRQYYKKLNTCANAEAFVHHQVQSFWQKDKSLPAQLLKLVYADCMVNGCDASVLLAGPGTERTAPQNAGLKGFEVIDKIKIVLEDRCPGVVSCADILHLAARDAVHLAGAPSYPVYLGRRDGLDSKAGWVNLPSPSISWDSALAFFQSKGLNVLDMTTLLGAHSLGRAHCRYIWDRLYNFNNTGKPDPSMKKSFLITMREQCPRQLKNGQSDPLIYLDPDSGPNFQFNNTYYSRVLSGESVLGVDQQLRYGRDTKEITQEFAGNQEMFRREFALAMSRMGRIQVLTGTSGEIRRVCSRRN